Proteins encoded together in one Prunus dulcis chromosome 3, ALMONDv2, whole genome shotgun sequence window:
- the LOC117622735 gene encoding DNA repair protein RAD16 encodes MELRSRKRVAGPSTDGNEKHEEEEDIIQGTESSDEDTYLPSASSASDSEEGEEHQYNVDLNDKPSVIIPIPKNGKVGRKKVRGEPIYEDKAHKLTQQPVEIDYFGLHKKKKKKSSKDREAKQRLKWNIWEEEHDKWIDDNVTEDFDLENQNNVISEVSEAPSDLIMPLLRYQKEWLAWALKQEESETRGGILADEMGMGKTIQAIALVLAKREINWTFNEPGSSTSFPGIKGTLVVCPVVAVSQWVNEIERFTSKGSTKVLVYHGANRERSSKQFSEYDFVITTYSIVEADYRKNVMPPKQKCHYCGKLFHEKRLSVHLKYFCGPHAFRTEKQSKQQRKKHLQSIPQKTFEPVKDKKHGGSRKRSKLHKDNDMDSEDVGQGFSRAKSVLHAVKWNRIILDEAHYIKSRRCNTARAVLALESSYKWALSGTPLQNRVGELYSLVRFLQLVPYSYYLCKDCDCITLDHSSSTQCSNCPHNSVRHFCWWNKYVATPIQLYGNQFRGKRAMLLLKQKILKNIVLRRTKKGRAADLALPPRIVSLRRDTLDIKEQDYYESLYNDSQALFNTYVNDGTVMNNYAHIFDLLTRLRQSVDHPYLVVYSATAALRNEGRVNNDINEQVCGICHEPAEDAVVTSCQHAFCKACLTDFSASLGQGSCPTCSKVLTVDFTTNLDSANQTTKTTIKGFRSSSIMNRIQLDNFQTSTKIEALREEIRCMVEKDGSAKGIVFSQFTAFLDLINYSLQKSGVKCVQLVGSMTMSARDNAIKTFTEDPDCRIFLMSLKAGGVALNLTVASHVFLMDPWWNPAVEQQAQDRIHRIGQYKPIRIVRFVIENTIEERILKLQEKKELVFEGTIGGSSDALGKLTEADLKFLFVT; translated from the exons ATGGAGCTTCGTTCTCGCAAGAGAGTCGCCGGGCCTTCTACCGATG GAAATGAGAAAcatgaggaagaggaagatatAATCCAGGGCACCGAAAGCTCTGATGAAGATACTTATTTACCGTCTGCGTCTTCTGCTTCTGATAGCGAAGAAG GTGAAGAGCACCAATATAATGTTGACTTAAATGATAAACCAAGTGTTATAATCCCTATACCCAAAAATGGGAAGGTGGGGCGAAAGAAGGTCAGAGGAGAACCAATTTACGAAGATAAAGCACACAAATTGACTCAGCAACCAGTCGAAATTGACTATTTTGGGttgcacaagaaaaaaaagaaaaagagttcTAAAGACAGGGAGGCAAAGCAGCGCTTGAAGTGGAATATCTGGGAAGAGGAGCATGATAAATGGATTGATGACAATGTAACTGAGGATTTTGATCTGGAAAATCAGAATAATGTGATAAGTGAAGTTTCTGAGGCACCATCTGATCTAATTATGCCTTTACTAAGGTACCAAAAGGAATGGTTGGCCTGGGCCCTCAAACAAGAAGAGTCTGAAACCAGAGGAGGAATCCTCGCAGATGAGATGGGAATGGGCAAGACTATACAAGCGATTGCTCTTGTCCTTGCTAAACGTGAAATTAATTGGACATTTAATGAACCAGGTTCCTCCACAAGCTTTCCTGGAATCAAAGGCACCCTCGTAGTTTGTCCTGTGGTTGCCGTGAGCCAATGGGTAAATGAGATAGAGAGGTTTACTTCAAAAGGAAGCACAAAGGTTTTGGTTTATCATGGGGCCAATAGAGAGAGGAGTTCCAAACAGTTCTCGGAATATGATTTTGTGATCACTACATACTCCATTGTTGAGGCCGATTACAGGAAGAACGTGATGCCTCCCAAACAGAAATGTCATTATTGCGGAAAGTTGTTTCATGAGAAGAGACTGTCAGTTCACTTGAAATATTTTTGTGGGCCTCATGCTTTTAGAACTGAGAAGCAGTCTAAGCAACAAAGGAAAAAGCATCTACAATCAATACCACAGAAGACATTTGAGCCTGTTAAAGACAAGAAGCATGGAGGTTCCAGGAAGAGATCAAAGCTGCACAAGGATAATGATATGGATTCAGAAGATGTTGGACAAGGCTTCAGCAGAGCAAAGTCGGTTTTGCATGCTGTGAAGTGGAACCGCATTATTTTGGATGAG GCGCATTATATAAAATCTAGGCGTTGTAATACTGCAAGAGCTGTTCTTGCCTTAGAGTCTTCATACAAATGGGCTCTAAGTGGCACCCCCCTTCAGAACCGTGTTGGAGAACTGTACTCTTTG GTGCGGTTCTTGCAATTAGTCCCCTACTCGTATTACTTGTGCAAAGACTGTGATTGCATAACTCTTGATCATAG TTCCTCAACACAATGTTCAAATTGCCCTCATAATTCAGTCAGACATTTTTGTTGGTGGAATAAA TATGTGGCGACGCCAATACAGTTATATGGAAATCAATTCCGAGGAAAAAGGGCGATGCTATTgctaaaacagaaaattttaaagaacATAGTCCTGCGACGAACTAAAAAGGGCAGGGCTGCTGATCTTGCTCTTCCTCCTAGAATT GTTTCATTGAGGCGGGACACCTTGGATATCAAAGAACAAGATTATTACGAGTCACTATATAATGATAGTCAGGCACTATTTAACAC ATATGTCAATGATGGAACTGTGATGAACAATTATGCTCACATATTTGATCTTCTCACACGCTTGCGGCAG TCTGTTGATCATCCTTACCTTGTTGTGTATTCTGCAACTGCTGCACTGAGAAACGAAGGCAGGGTTAATAATGATATCAATGAGCAAGTGTGTGGCATTTGTCATGAACCAGCAGAAGATGCTGTG GTTACTTCTTGTCAACATGCCTTTTGCAAGGCTTGCTTGACTGATTTTTCTGCTTCTTTGGGACAAGGCTCATGCCCTACATGCTCAAAAGTACTTACTGTTGATTTCACTACAAACCTAGATTCTGCTAATCAGACTACCAAAACTACCATTAAGGGGTTTAGATCCTCAAGCATTATGAACAGAATTCAGCTTGACAACTTTCAGACTAGTACAAAAATTGAGGCTTTG AGGGAAGAAATCAGATGCATGGTTGAAAAGGATGGCTCTGCAAAAGGAATTGTTTTCAGCCAGTTCACGGCATTCTTGGATCTCATTAACTACTCCTTGCAAAAG TCTGGTGTCAAGTGTGTCCAGTTAGTTGGAAGCATGACCATGTCCGCAAGGGATAATGCTATAAAGACATTTACCGAGGATCCAGATTGCAGGATTTTCTTAATGAGCTTGAAGGCCGGAGGTGTTGCTCTTAATCTTACAGTTGCATCACAT GTATTTTTGATGGACCCGTGGTGGAACCCGGCTGTGGAGCAGCAAGCGCAAGATAGAATCCACCGAATAGGCCAGTACAAACCCATCAG AATTGTGAGATTTGTAATCGAGAACACAATTGAGGAGAGGATTCTAAAGCTACAGGAGAAAAAGGAACTAGTGTTCGAGGG TACTATCGGTGGTTCTTCAGATGCCCTCGGAAAGCTGACGGAGGCCGACTTGAAATTCCTCTTTGTCACTTAA
- the LOC117621929 gene encoding glycine-rich cell wall structural protein 1-like, translating into MGISPKWLSLSLVVLYIVLQLSAISTLGDDKVDKTRFRGDDDDCPWGRRSCGGRFGRGRRGNGGRGGGIGGGGGFGGGGGHGGGGGAGGGLGGGAGGGVGGGGGFGGGGGGGVGGGSGHGGGFGAGGGVGGGAGGGGGLGGGGGSGGGGGGGVGGGSGHGGGFGAGGGVGGGAGGGVGGGGGGGAGGGGGGGVGGGSGHGGGFGAGGGVGGGVGGGGGLGGGGGGGSGGGGGLGGGSGHGGGFGAGGGVGGGAGGGVGGGGGAGGGGGGGGVGGGSGHGGGFGAGGGVGGGAGGGIGGGGGGGSGHGGGFGAGGGVGGGGGHGGGFGIGIGIGVGVGAGAGSGQGSGSGSGGGGGN; encoded by the coding sequence ATGGGCATCTCTCCAAAATGGCTTTCTTTGAGTCTTGTTGTCCTGTACATTGTCCTCCAGTTGAGTGCAATCAGCACTCTAGGTGATGACAAAGTTGACAAAACTAGATTTCggggtgatgatgatgattgtCCATGGGGCCGGCGATCATGTGGTGGTCGGTTTGGTCGAGGGCGTCGTGGTAATGGCGGTAGGGGTGGCGGCATTGGCGGAGGAGGAGGTTTTGGTGGTGGCGGAGGTCATGGCGGAGGAGGAGGGGCTGGGGGTGGTCTAGGTGGTGGAGCAGGAGGGGGTGTTGGTGGAGGCGGTGgctttggtggtggtggaggaggtggagtTGGAGGTGGTTCGGGTCATGGTGGAGGCTTTGGAGCTGGAGGAGGTGTAGGAGGTGGTGCTGGAGGTGGGGGTGGTcttggtggtggaggaggttCTGGTGGTGGCGGAGGAGGTGGTGTTGGAGGTGGGTCAGGTCATGGTGGAGGTTTTGGAGCTGGAGGAGGTGTAGGTGGTGGAGCTGGAGGGGGTgtaggtggtggtggtggcggtggagCTGGTGGAGGAGGCGGTGGTGGAGTTGGTGGTGGTTCAGGTCATGGTGGAGGTTTTGGAGCCGGAGGTGGTGTAGGTGGTGGCgttggaggaggtggtggtcttggaggtggcggtggcggtggttCAGGAGGAGGCGGTGGTCTTGGTGGAGGCTCAGGCCACGGAGGTGGGTTTGGTGCTGGTGGTGGTGTAGGAGGTGGAGCTGGCGGAGGTgttggtggtggaggaggtgcaggaggaggtggtggtggtggtggagtaGGTGGAGGTTCAGGCCATGGAGGCGGATTTGGTGCAGGTGGTGGTGTAGGAGGTGGAGCTGGCGGAGGGattggaggtggaggaggtggaggtTCAGGCCATGGAGGCGGTTTTGGTGCAGGTGGTGGTGTAGGAGGTGGTGGCGGTCACGGTGGAGGATTCGGAATTGGAATTGGGATTGGCGTTGGAGTGGGAGCTGGCGCGGGTAGCGGCCAAGGGTCTGGAAGTGGCtctggtggaggtggtggaaaTTAA
- the LOC117623616 gene encoding L-ascorbate oxidase homolog: MGLYTSVCCVILVALLTVTCTSGEDPYRFYNWNVTYGDIYPLGLKQRGILINGQFPGPQIESVTNDNLIINVFNSLDEPFLLSWNGVQQRRNSWQDGVFGTNCPIPPGQNFTYALQVKDQIGSYFYFPSLGFHKAAGGFGGIKIASRSVIPVPFPPPAGDFTILTGDWFSKNHTDLKAILDSGNNLPSPDGLLINGRGSNGFTFTVDQGKTYRLRISNVGLTASINFRIQGHKMLLVEVEGTHSLQNTYSSLDIHLGQSYSVLVTADQTAQDYYIVVSTRFTSQVLSTTSILHYSNSAGSVSGPPPGGPTTQIDWSLEQARSLRRNLTASGPRPNPQGSYHYGLINTTRTIRLTSSAPIIDGKQRYAVNSVSFIQPDTPLKLADYFKISGVFSIGSIQDNPTGGGAYLQTSVMNADFRGFAELVFENPEDTVQSWHIDGHSFFVVGMDGGQWEPASRLRYNLRDTISRCTVQVYPNSWTAIYMPLDNVGMWNVRSENWARQYLGQQFYLRVYSPANSWRDEYPIPRNALLCGRALGRRTRPL; encoded by the exons ATGGGATTGTACACAAGTGTGTGTTGTGTCATATTGGTTGCTCTGCTTACTGTGACCTGCACAAGTGGGGAAGATCCTTACAGGTTCTACAACTGGAATGTCACCTATGGTGATATCTATCCCCTTGGGCTGAAACAAAGG GGGATATTGATAAATGGGCAATTTCCAGGGCCGCAGATCGAATCAGTCACCAATGATAACCTCATTATCAACGTTTTCAATAGCTTGGACGAACCTTTTCTCCTCTCTTG GAATGGTGTGCAGCAGAGAAGGAACTCATGGCAGGATGGGGTCTTTGGCACAAATTGCCCCATTCCACCAGGACAGAACTTCACTTATGCTCTCCAAGTCAAAGATCAGATTGGCAGTTACTTCTACTTTCCTTCCCTTGGCTTCCACAAGGCTGCAGGAGGGTTTGGTGGCATCAAAATCGCAAGCCGCTCTGTTATCCCAGTACCTTTCCCTCCTCCTGCTGGAGACTTCACCATATTGACAGGAGATTGGTTCAGTAAAAATCACACT GATTTGAAAGCAATTTTAGATAGTGGGAACAATCTTCCCTCCCCTGACGGGCTCCTTATCAATGGCCGTGGATCAAACGGATTCACATTTACAGTTGATCAAG GCAAGACTTACAGGTTGAGGATATCGAATGTGGGGCTTACGGCTTCCATCAATTTTAGAATCCAGGGGCACAAGATGTTGCTGGTTGAGGTGGAAGGCACCCACAGCCTTCAGAATACTTATAGTTCCCTTGACATTCATTTGGGGCAGTCTTACTCTGTATTAGTTACAGCTGATCAAACAGCACAAGATTACTACATTGTTGTCTCTACGCGTTTCACTTCACAAGTGCTCAGCACAACGTCCATTCTTCACTACAGTAACTCAGCAGGAAGCGTTTCTGGTCCTCCCCCTGGTGGCCCAACAACTCAGATTGACTGGTCTCTTGAACAAGCCCGATCTCTCAG GCGGAATTTGACAGCAAGTGGTCCAAGACCTAACCCCCAAGGCTCATATCATTACGGATTGATCAACACCACACGTACAATCAGGCTAACAAGTTCTGCTCCAATTATTGATGGCAAGCAGAGATATGCTGTGAATAGTGTGTCCTTCATCCAACCCGACACACCACTTAAACTTGCCGACTACTTCAAGATCTCAGGGGTGTTCTCCATTGGAAGCATCCAAGACAACCCCACTGGAGGCGGTGCTTATCTTCAGACTTCTGTCATGAATGCTGATTTCCGAGGCTTCGCTGAACTAGTGTTCGAGAATCCTGAGGATACTGTGCAGTCATGGCACATTGATGGCCATAGTTTCTTTGTTGTGGG GATGGATGGTGGACAGTGGGAACCTGCAAGCAGATTAAGATACAATTTGAGGGACACGATTTCTCGTTGCACCGTTCAG GTATATCCCAACTCATGGACTGCAATTTACATGCCATTGGACAATGTGGGGATGTGGAATGTAAGGTCCGAGAACTGGGCTCGCCAGTACTTAGGCCAGCAATTCTATCTTCGCGTTTACTCACCTGCAAATTCATGGAGGGATGAATATCCAATCCCAAGGAATGCTCTTCTTTGCGGTCGAGCATTAGGTCGTCGAACGCGGCCTCTATAA
- the LOC117623617 gene encoding aquaporin SIP1-1-like isoform X1, producing MLFSSIVRRGEAGKAKEEDKMGVIKAALGDAVLTSLWVFSAPSMGVFTVIIASFLGIQARSLLGLFITTIVATILVLAFSLIGKVLGGASFNPSTTASFYAAGLTPGTSLVSMAVRFPAQAAGGVGGAKAILQVMPKQYKHMLKGPFLKVDLYTGVIAEGLLTFVLCFSLLVIILRGPRNPILQIWLLSIATVGLVVAGGGYTGPSMNPANAFAWAYVNNWHNTWELFLVYWIGPFIGATLAASVFKTLLPPPIAKEKKA from the exons ATGTTGTTCTCCAGCATTG TTAGGAGAGGTGAGGCAGggaaagcaaaagaagaagataagatGGGGGTGATCAAGGCAGCTCTAGGAGATGCAGTTCTGACTTCCCTGTGGGTTTTCAGCGCACCAAGTATGGGGGTTTTCACAGTCATCATCGCCTCGTTTCTCGGCATTCAAGCTAGGTCTTTGCTAGGCCTCTTCATCACCACCATAGTTGCCACAATTCTGGTCCTAGCTTTCAGCTTGATAGGCAAGGTTTTGGGTGGTGCCAGCTTCAACCCCTCTACCACTGCAAGTTTCTACGCTGCAGGCCTCACCCCCGGCACATCTCTCGTCTCCATGGCCGTCCGGTTCCCGGCTCAGGCAGCCGGTGGAGTAGGAGGTGCCAAGGCAATTCTGCAGGTGATGCCAAAGCAGTACAAGCATATGCTTAAAGGGCCTTTTTTGAAAGTGGATTTGTACACCGGTGTCATAGCTGAGGGGCTGTTGACTTTTGTTCTCTGCTTTTCTCTGCTTGTGATTATTCTCAGAGGTCCTAGAAATCCAATACTGCAGATATGGCTGCTTTCAATTGCTACTGTGGGATTGGTTGTTGCAGGTGGTGGGTACACAGGGCCTTCCATGAACCCAGCAAATGCTTTTGCCTGGGCTTATGTGAATAATTGGCACAACACTTGGGAGCTGTTCTTGGTTTATTGGATTGGCCCCTTCATAGGAGCAACTTTGGCTGCCTCGGTTTTCAAGACTTTGCTTCCCCCACCAAtagcaaaggaaaagaaagccTAA
- the LOC117623617 gene encoding aquaporin SIP1-1-like isoform X2 — MGVIKAALGDAVLTSLWVFSAPSMGVFTVIIASFLGIQARSLLGLFITTIVATILVLAFSLIGKVLGGASFNPSTTASFYAAGLTPGTSLVSMAVRFPAQAAGGVGGAKAILQVMPKQYKHMLKGPFLKVDLYTGVIAEGLLTFVLCFSLLVIILRGPRNPILQIWLLSIATVGLVVAGGGYTGPSMNPANAFAWAYVNNWHNTWELFLVYWIGPFIGATLAASVFKTLLPPPIAKEKKA; from the coding sequence atGGGGGTGATCAAGGCAGCTCTAGGAGATGCAGTTCTGACTTCCCTGTGGGTTTTCAGCGCACCAAGTATGGGGGTTTTCACAGTCATCATCGCCTCGTTTCTCGGCATTCAAGCTAGGTCTTTGCTAGGCCTCTTCATCACCACCATAGTTGCCACAATTCTGGTCCTAGCTTTCAGCTTGATAGGCAAGGTTTTGGGTGGTGCCAGCTTCAACCCCTCTACCACTGCAAGTTTCTACGCTGCAGGCCTCACCCCCGGCACATCTCTCGTCTCCATGGCCGTCCGGTTCCCGGCTCAGGCAGCCGGTGGAGTAGGAGGTGCCAAGGCAATTCTGCAGGTGATGCCAAAGCAGTACAAGCATATGCTTAAAGGGCCTTTTTTGAAAGTGGATTTGTACACCGGTGTCATAGCTGAGGGGCTGTTGACTTTTGTTCTCTGCTTTTCTCTGCTTGTGATTATTCTCAGAGGTCCTAGAAATCCAATACTGCAGATATGGCTGCTTTCAATTGCTACTGTGGGATTGGTTGTTGCAGGTGGTGGGTACACAGGGCCTTCCATGAACCCAGCAAATGCTTTTGCCTGGGCTTATGTGAATAATTGGCACAACACTTGGGAGCTGTTCTTGGTTTATTGGATTGGCCCCTTCATAGGAGCAACTTTGGCTGCCTCGGTTTTCAAGACTTTGCTTCCCCCACCAAtagcaaaggaaaagaaagccTAA
- the LOC117623618 gene encoding uncharacterized protein LOC117623618, whose amino-acid sequence MVSLSKILYPNSGSLLLDEDLNVASFQGLDGATGSLVIMAWNRKANIGSQEMHQYLNFLQVVQAMDVPAVSLHYCSRELLSTATFKPCNIMLLLFCQREWEGRWRRRWWWRWWLEEVIKIKECGLKTGDVKLENPCAPLLVVLFNIWCHIFQALAEGQKAGTSDDEHMRSKSCSLDSILSSFSSNTTPAYPSNTLPKGPRPIMICT is encoded by the exons ATGGTTTCCCTGTCCAAGATCTTGTACCCGAATTCTGGTAGCCTTCTATTGGATGAGGACTTGAATGTGGCTTCATTTCAAGGCTTGGATGGGGCAACTGGCAGCCTAGTGATCATGGCATGGAACCGAAAAGCAAACATAGGTAGCCAAGAAATGCACCAATATTTGAACTTCCTTCAAGTAGTTCAAGCCATGGATGTGCCTGCAGTTAGCTTGCATTATTGTTCTCGGGAACTTCTCTCGACTGCAACATTCAAGCCATGCAATATTATGCTCCTCTTGTTCTGTCAGCGTGAATGGGAAGGGCGGTGGCGgcggaggtggtggtggaggtggtggttggAGGAGGTAATTAAAATCAAGGAGTGTGGGCTAAAAACAGGAGATGTCAAGTTGGAGAACCCATGTGCACCATTGCTTGTTGTGCTCTTTAATATTTGGTGCCACATTTTCCAG GCTTTGGCTGAAGGACAGAAGGCAGGCACTTCTGATGACGAGCACATGCGAAGCAAGAGTTGCAGCTTGGATTCTATTCTTAGCAGCTTTTCGTCGAACACCACACCTGCATACCCATCAAACACTCTTCCGAAAGGGCCCAGGCCGATAATGATCTGTACTTGA